A region from the Musa acuminata AAA Group cultivar baxijiao chromosome BXJ1-10, Cavendish_Baxijiao_AAA, whole genome shotgun sequence genome encodes:
- the LOC103969086 gene encoding hydroxycinnamoyltransferase translates to MVGINLRQTTMVRPAEQTPRRRLWNSNLDLVVPRFHTPSVYFYRPNGSRGFFDAAVLRSALARALVPFYLMAGRLGRGEDGRVEIDCNGEGVLFVEAEAPDATVDDFGDFAPTMEMKQLIPHVDYTGDISSFPLLVLQVTYFKCGGVSLGVGMQHQVADGFSGLHFINSWSDIARGLDVAVPPFMDRSILLARDPPTPCFPHVEYHPAPHMKRHHRPGAEDSVEAPTAAAAVDIFKLTKAQLSLLKLKAPPGPASYSTYALLAAHVWRCACVARGLPPDQPTKMYIATDGRQRLRPALPEGYFGNVIFTTTPIATAGEVAAEGCGPAPAAGRIQAALARMDEPYLRSALDYLELQPDLAALVRGAHTFRCPNIGLTSWVRLPIHDADFGWGRPVFMGPGGIAYEGLAFLLPSPTGDGSLSLAISLRADHMLKFRKLIYDM, encoded by the exons ATGGTGGGGATCAATTTGAGGCAGACGACGATGGTGCGGCCAGCGGAGCAAACGCCGCGCCGGAGGCTCTGGAATTCGAACCTGGATCTGGTGGTCCCGCGGTTCCACACCCCGAGCGTGTACTTCTACCGGCCCAACGGGTCGCGGGGGTTCTTCGACGCAGCGGTGCTGCGGTCGGCGCTGGCGCGGGCGCTAGTGCCGTTCTACCTGATGGCCGGGCGGCTGGGGCGGGGGGAGGACGGGCGGGTGGAGATCGACTGCAACGGGGAGGGCGTGCTGTTCGTGGAGGCGGAGGCGCCTGACGCGACGGTGGACGACTTCGGGGACTTCGCGCCCACCATGGAGATGAAGCAGTTGATCCCGCATGTGGACTACACTGGCGACATCTCTTCCTTCCCGCTGCTGGTGTTGCAG GTGACCTACTTCAAGTGCGGCGGCGTGTCGTTAGGTGTCGGCATGCAGCACCAGGTCGCCGACGGCTTCTCCGGCCTGCACTTCATCAACTCCTGGTCCGACATCGCCCGCGGCCTCGACGTGGCCGTTCCTCCCTTCATGGACCGGAGCATCCTCCTCGCGCGCGACCCCCCGACGCCTTGCTTTCCCCACGTCGAGTACCATCCTGCCCCCCACATGAAGCGCCACCACCGTCCTGGTGCGGAAGACTCTGTCGAGgcccccaccgccgccgccgccgtcgatATCTTCAAGCTCACCAAGGCCCAGCTGAGCCTCCTCAAGCTCAAGGCACCGCCGGGTCCCGCTTCCTACAGCACTTACGCCCTCTTGGCGGCCCATGTGTGGCGGTGCGCGTGCGTCGCGCGCGGCCTCCCGCCGGACCAGCCGACGAAGATGTACATCGCCACGGACGGCCGGCAACGGCTTCGGCCGGCGCTTCCGGAGGGGTACTTCGGGAACGTGATCTTCACAACGACGCCGATAGCGACGGCGGGGGAGGTCGCGGCGGAGGGCTGTGGGCCGGCTCCGGCGGCGGGGAGGATCCAGGCGGCGCTGGCGCGGATGGACGAACCGTACCTGCGGTCAGCGCTGGACTACCTGGAGTTGCAGCCGGACCTGGCGGCGTTGGTGCGGGGGGCGCACACCTTCCGGTGCCCCAACATCGGGCTCACCAGCTGGGTGCGGCTGCCCATCCACGACGCCGACTTCGGGTGGGGCCGGCCTGTGTTCATGGGCCCCGGCGGCATCGCCTATGAGGGCCTGGCGTTCCTGCTGCCCAGCCCCACCGGCGACGGCAGCCTCTCCCTCGCTATCTCGCTGCGGGCCGATCACATGCTCAAGTTCCGCAAACTCATCTACGATATGTAG
- the LOC103969088 gene encoding uncharacterized protein LOC103969088, whose product MATILRTPALFLHPPAEVAARAALPAAPRGPPYFCARRRISWSLKLQLSPLAYRRLCFPKFKIFAAYGDTTEAEGIAEAVEKDDSDEETSLEDGATDGGIIDTEETVASTVLLSLQSYKEALANNDQTKVAEIESFLQSIEDEKNSLSSKVAALAEELSTEQDRILRISADFDNFRKRTERERLSLMMNVQGEVIESLLPVLDNFERAKTQIKVETEGEEKINNSYQSIYKQFLEILTSLGVETVETVGSTFDPMLHEAIMREESMEFEEGIIIQEFRKGFKLGERLLRPSMVKVSAGPGPQKAVDENTVVEDGEASESSEEDIQVDKPIACCI is encoded by the exons ATGGCTACAATCCTGAGAACGCCGGCGCTCTTCCTCCACCCTCCGGCGGAGGTGGCGGCACGGGCGGCTCTGCCGGCGGCGCCGAGGGGACCTCCGTACTTCTGCGCGAGGCGGAGGATCTCGTGGTCTTTAAAGCTACAGCTGTCCCCTCTCGCCTATAGGCGTCTCTGCttcccaaagttcaaaatcttcgCCGCCTATGGGGACACCACAGAAGCCGAAGGGATTGCGGAAGCTGTGGAAAAG GATGATTCTGATGAAGAAACTTCTTTAGAGGATGGAGCAACTGATGGCGGCATTATTGACACAGAAGAAACAGTTGCTTCGACTGTGCTGTTGTCACTGCAGTCATACAAAGAAGCTTTGGCAAATAATGACCAAACCAAAGTTGCTGAAATAGAATCATTTCTTCAGTCAATTGAAGATGAGAAGAATTCTCTTTCATCTAAAGTTGCTGCTTTGGCTGAAGAATTATCAACAGAACAGGATCGCATTCTTAGGATCAGTGCCGACTTTGACAATTTTAGGAAAAGGACAGAGAGAGAAAGGCTTTCTTTGATGATGAATGTGCAAGGTGAAGTTATAGAGAGCTTATTGCCTGTTTTAGACAACTTTGAAAGGGCTAAAACTCAAATAAAAGTGGAGACCGAGGGAGAAGAGAAAATTAATAACAGCTATCAGAGCATTTATAAGCAGTTTCTGGAGATCCTGACCTCTCTTGGTGTGGAAACAGTGGAAACTGTTGGGAGTACTTTTGATCCTATG CTTCACGAGGCAATTATGCGTGAGGAATCAATGGAGTTCGAAGAGGGCATCATAATTCAAGAATTTCGCAAAGGTTTCAAACTTGGGGAAAGGCTCTTGCGTCCATCAATGGTGAAGGTTTCTGCTGGACCAGGACCACAAAAGGCGGTAGACGAAAACACGGTGGTAGAAGATGGTGAAGCGAGTGAAAGCAGTGAAGAAG ACATCCAAGTTGACAAACCAATTGCTTGCTGCATTTAA
- the LOC135585170 gene encoding probable protein phosphatase 2C 11 isoform X1 → MGIYLSSPKTEKFSEDGGNPRLRFGLSSMQGWRASMEDAHAALPDLDNCTSFFGVYDGHGGKVVSKFCAKYLHSQVLKHELHLGGDLAASVRKAFFRMDEMMRGQRGWRELAILGDKMDKFTGLIEGLIWSPRGGYSNEHADEWAYEEGPHSDFTGPTSGSTACVAVIRNNQLIVANAGDSRCVLSRKGQAISLSTDHKPDLDEERERILKAGGFIHAGRVNGSLNLARAIGDMEFKQNKFLPAEKQILTCNPDIKIVELCDDDDFLILACDGVWDCMSNQQLVDFINEQTETESSLSTVCERVLDRCLAPNTISGEGCDNMTMILVQFKKPQIQ, encoded by the exons ATGGGAATCTACCTTAGCAGCCCAAAAACCGAGAAGTTTTCTGAAGATGGTGGGAATCCCAGGCTTAGGTTTGGATTGTCATCTATGCAAGGTTGGCGTGCAAGTATGGAAGATGCG CATGCTGCTCTGCCAGATCTCGACAATTGTACATCATTCTTTGGTGTTTATGATGGCCATGGAG GAAAAGTAGTTTCCAAATTCTGTGCAAAATACCTACACTCTCAGGTTCTCAAGCATGAGCTTCATTTGGGTGGTGATTTAGCTGCTTCAGTACGAAAAGCATTTTTTAG AATGGATGAGATGATGCGAGGACAGAGAGGGTGGAGGGAGTTAGCTATATTGGGGGACAAGATGGACAAATTCACTGGCTTAATTGAAGGCTTGATATGGTCCCCAAGAGGTGGTTATTCTAATGAACATGCAGATGAATGGGCCTACGAGGAG GGACCACATTCTGATTTCACTGGACCAACATCTGGAAGCACAGCTTGTGTGGCAGTTATTAGAAACAACCAACTCATTGTTGCAAATGCTGGCGATTCTCGTTGTGTTCTGTCTAGGAAGGGTCAG GCGATCAGTTTGTCAACAGATCATAAACCAGATCTTGATGAGGAGAGGGAAAGGATTCTAAAAGCAGGAGGCTTTATCCATGCAGGGCGAGTAAATGGAAGCTTGAACCTGGCTAGAGCAATTG GTGATATGGAATTCAAGCAAAACAAGTTCTTGCCTGCTGAAAAGCAAATTCTGACATGTAATCCAGACATAAAAATT GTGGAGCtgtgtgatgatgatgacttccTCATTCTAGCATGTGATGGAGTCTG GGATTGCATGTCAAACCAGCAACTGGTGGATTTCATCAATGAACAGACAGAAACT GAGAGCAGCCTGTCAACAGTATGCGAAAGAGTACTGGATCGGTGTTTGGCACCAAACACTATCAGTGGAGAGGGATGCGACAACATGACGATGATACTGGTGCAGTTCAAGAAGCCTCAAATCCAGTGA
- the LOC103969880 gene encoding LOW QUALITY PROTEIN: phospholipase D alpha 1 (The sequence of the model RefSeq protein was modified relative to this genomic sequence to represent the inferred CDS: substituted 1 base at 1 genomic stop codon), which produces MAGVVRITASSVFHGIFGALNNKHQGAEAPALLHGVLEVTIYEANHLHNVIEGLVLQAAESVQEAFKDKLAHTRLFAAVEIGAATVVRTRMAEFQPDNPKWNQSFRIYCAYTSPYVEISVRNQLQVALAVAVGRAKIPASQLLTGEPVEGWFDLFHDDGLKMHNAQVHAVLKFTPVTGDPCWDVGISSSFSGLSNAFFPLRTGCEVTLYQDAHKSNQFRPAIQLAGGKDYQPARLWEDIYNAMVEAKHFIYVTGWSVNVHIELVRDPERMIPGAEAVTLGELLKRKAEEGVTVLVMPWNDRTSLPILEDVGMQFVDLMKTHDEETFKFFKGTKVKCFRCSRNADPSLAFVQNGELKLMFSHHQKTVSLDAPSGDGASKVVSFVGGIDLSDGRYDDENHTLFGNLSTTYLDDFLQRNFKNADLHHGGPREPWHDVHSKVEGQAAWDVLSNFEQRWIKQAPKELTNYLVNVRERPQIFPIPSDSATGESWNVQVFRSIDDASAIGFPPDPSQADKMGLVTGQNVTFEQSIHSSYVEGIRRAKRFIYIENQYFFGSCASWGEHQNCGCSNLIPIEIALKIASKIRNGERFAVYIVTPMWPEGIPEGNTVQAILHWNRLTMEMMYSIVAKAIEDKGLVGKVNPGDYLNFFCLGNREAKKPGESVPPXSPAHGTDYWRAQTNRRFLIYVHSKLMIVDDEYVIVGSANLNQRSLAGDRDGEIAHGSYQPAHLNGSDGRARGEVHGFRMSLWYEHFMCYCADTSIFLDPENLECVRTVRRFAEELWSKYVGGEVVDLRGHLLPFPVLVSEAGTLSDLPKDGRFPDTNASVKGKRWVPTPPLTSTSRVTDLLTT; this is translated from the exons ATGGCCGGTGTAGTTAGGATTACCGCTTCCTCCGTCTTCCATGGCATCTTTGGTGCTCTTAACAACAAGCACCAAGGCGCAGAGGCACCCGCCTTGCTCCATGGTGTGCTTGAAGTTACCATCTACGAGGCCAATCATCTCCACAATGTCATTGAAGGCTTGGTTCTTCAG GCTGCTGAGAGTGTACAAGAAGCTTTCAAGGACAAGCTTGCTCATACCAGGCTCTTCGCGGCCGTCGAGATCGGTGCTGCGACGGTGGTGAGGACGCGGATGGCTGAGTTCCAACCCGACAACCCAAAATGGAACCAGTCCTTCCGCATCTACTGCGCTTATACCTCTCCTTATGTCGAGATCTCCGTTCGAAACCAGCTCCAAGTTGCACTCGCCGTGGCCGTGGGCCGGGCCAAGATCCCCGCATCCCAGCTACTCACCGGGGAACCAGTGGAAGGCTGGTTCGATCTCTTCCACGACGATGGCCTCAAGATGCACAACGCGCAGGTCCATGCCGTCCTCAAGTTCACACCTGTCACCGGCGACCCATGTTGGGACGTGGGGATCTCGAGCAGCTTCAGTGGACTCTCCAACGCCTTCTTCCCCCTGAGGACCGGATGCGAGGTCACTCTGTATCAGGACGCCCACAAGTCCAATCAATTTCGTCCGGCCATCCAGCTCGCCGGCGGGAAAGATTACCAGCCTGCAAGGCTGTGGGAGGATATCTACAATGCCATGGTGGAGGCCAAGCACTTCATCTATGTAACTGGGTGGTCGGTCAATGTCCACATCGAGCTTGTTCGCGACCCGGAGCGCATGATCCCAGGAGCAGAGGCCGTGACGCTCGGGGAGCTACTGAAGCGAAAGGCCGAGGAAGGGGTCACCGTCTTGGTCATGCCGTGGAATGACCGGACCTCCTTGCCCATCCTGGAGGATGTCGGGATGCAGTTTGTAGATTTGATGAAGACTCACGACGAGGAGACGTTCAAGTTCTTCAAAGGAACCAAGGTGAAGTGCTTCCGCTGCTCCCGGAACGCTGACCCCTCCCTCGCCTTCGTTCAGAACGGAGAGCTCAAGTTGATGTTTTCCCACCACCAGAAGACGGTGTCCCTGGATGCTCCCTCCGGCGACGGAGCTAGCAAGGTAGTTAGTTTTGTCGGTGGGATCGATCTCAGTGACGGCAGGTATGACGATGAAAACCACACGCTGTTCGGAAACCTCTCCACCACCTACCTCGATGACTTTCTACAACGCAACTTCAAGAATGCCGACCTCCACCATGGCGGCCCGAGGGAGCCATGGCACGACGTACACTCCAAGGTCGAAGGCCAGGCAGCTTGGGATGTCCTCTCCAATTTCGAGCAGAGATGGATAAAACAGGCTCCAAAAGAGTTGACGAATTATTTGGTCAACGTCAGGGAGCGGCCACAAATCTTCCCTATCCCCTCAGACTCCGCGACAGGAGAATCATGGAACGTACAAGTATTCCGATCCATCGATGATGCTTCGGCCATTGGATTCCCTCCCGACCCATCTCAGGCTGACAAGATGGGACTGGTGACCGGGCAAAACGTCACGTTCGAGCAGAGCATCCATTCGTCATACGTCGAAGGCATCAGAAGGGCCAAGAGGTTCATCTACATCGAGAACCAGTACTTCTTCGGGAGCTGTGCTTCATGGGGGGAACACCAAAACTGTGGCTGCTCGAACCTGATCCCCATCGAGATTGCTCTCAAGATTGCCAGCAAAATCCGCAATGGGGAAAGGTTTGCGGTTTATATAGTGACCCCCATGTGGCCGGAGGGAATACCGGAAGGGAACACGGTGCAGGCCATACTGCACTGGAACAGGCTGACCATGGAGATGATGTACAGCATCGTGGCCAAGGCTATAGAGGACAAAGGCTTGGTTGGAAAGGTGAACCCTGGTGATTACCTCAACTTCTTCTGTTTGGGAAACCGAGAGGCAAAGAAACCTGGAGAGTCGGTTCCACCGTAGAGCCCGGCGCATGGCACGGACTACTGGAGAGCCCAAACCAACCGGAGGTTCCTCATCTACGTTCACTCCAAGCTGATGATAG TTGACGATGAGTACGTGATCGTGGGATCGGCAAACTTAAACCAGAGATCCCTAGCAGGTGACAGGGATGGCGAAATCGCGCACGGATCGTACCAACCAGCGCATCTTAATGGATCGGATGGTCGAGCCCGTGGAGAAGTCCATGGCTTTAGGATGTCTCTGTGGTACGAGCACTTCATGTGCTACTGCGCGGACACAAGCATCTTCCTCGATCCCGAGAACTTGGAATGCGTGAGGACGGTGAGACGGTTCGCCGAGGAACTGTGGAGCAAGTACGTGGGGGGAGAGGTGGTGGATCTTCGAGGTCACCTGCTTCCATTTCCGGTCCTGGTTTCTGAAGCTGGGACGTTATCAGATTTGCCCAAGGATGGACGCTTTCCGGATACGAATGCTTCCGTGAAGGGGAAGCGATGGGTGCCCACTCCACCCCTCACATCTACCAGCCGAGTCACTGATTTGCTTACCACCTGA
- the LOC135585170 gene encoding probable protein phosphatase 2C 11 isoform X2 produces MCETSISVIIFYVSHLFLTLQSQHAALPDLDNCTSFFGVYDGHGGKVVSKFCAKYLHSQVLKHELHLGGDLAASVRKAFFRMDEMMRGQRGWRELAILGDKMDKFTGLIEGLIWSPRGGYSNEHADEWAYEEGPHSDFTGPTSGSTACVAVIRNNQLIVANAGDSRCVLSRKGQAISLSTDHKPDLDEERERILKAGGFIHAGRVNGSLNLARAIGDMEFKQNKFLPAEKQILTCNPDIKIVELCDDDDFLILACDGVWDCMSNQQLVDFINEQTETESSLSTVCERVLDRCLAPNTISGEGCDNMTMILVQFKKPQIQ; encoded by the exons ATGTGTGAGACATCAATTTCTGTTATCATATTCTATGTTTCACACTTATTTCTCACATTGCAATCCCAGCATGCTGCTCTGCCAGATCTCGACAATTGTACATCATTCTTTGGTGTTTATGATGGCCATGGAG GAAAAGTAGTTTCCAAATTCTGTGCAAAATACCTACACTCTCAGGTTCTCAAGCATGAGCTTCATTTGGGTGGTGATTTAGCTGCTTCAGTACGAAAAGCATTTTTTAG AATGGATGAGATGATGCGAGGACAGAGAGGGTGGAGGGAGTTAGCTATATTGGGGGACAAGATGGACAAATTCACTGGCTTAATTGAAGGCTTGATATGGTCCCCAAGAGGTGGTTATTCTAATGAACATGCAGATGAATGGGCCTACGAGGAG GGACCACATTCTGATTTCACTGGACCAACATCTGGAAGCACAGCTTGTGTGGCAGTTATTAGAAACAACCAACTCATTGTTGCAAATGCTGGCGATTCTCGTTGTGTTCTGTCTAGGAAGGGTCAG GCGATCAGTTTGTCAACAGATCATAAACCAGATCTTGATGAGGAGAGGGAAAGGATTCTAAAAGCAGGAGGCTTTATCCATGCAGGGCGAGTAAATGGAAGCTTGAACCTGGCTAGAGCAATTG GTGATATGGAATTCAAGCAAAACAAGTTCTTGCCTGCTGAAAAGCAAATTCTGACATGTAATCCAGACATAAAAATT GTGGAGCtgtgtgatgatgatgacttccTCATTCTAGCATGTGATGGAGTCTG GGATTGCATGTCAAACCAGCAACTGGTGGATTTCATCAATGAACAGACAGAAACT GAGAGCAGCCTGTCAACAGTATGCGAAAGAGTACTGGATCGGTGTTTGGCACCAAACACTATCAGTGGAGAGGGATGCGACAACATGACGATGATACTGGTGCAGTTCAAGAAGCCTCAAATCCAGTGA
- the LOC103969089 gene encoding CBL-interacting protein kinase 6-like, protein MEELELPPESEGKGVLRGRYELGRVLGHGTFAKVYAARDLRTGASVAMKVVAKEKVLRAGMVEQVKREISVMRVVRHPNIVELHEVMATRSRIFFAMELVRGGELFARIARTGRLREDAARRYFRQLVYAVDFCHGRGVYHRDLKPENLLLDDAGDLKVADFGLSALSDHARADGLLHTACGTPAYVAPEVIGKRGYDGAKADLWSCGVILFVLLAGYLPFQDDNLVTMYRKIHRGDFRCPPWFSSDARRLVTKLLDPNPSTRITVAKLVEMTWFKKTPIPRPTSATEEAGEKGKKQEATADEPETLNAFHLISLSQGFDLSPLFEKEGRGRRDDGMRFATRETAEGVVARLEGVAARAGGSFRVTRSGAAAVRLEGPESGRKGRLAVAAEILAVAPSVRMVEVRKAGGDTLEYQSFCCDQLRPALKDIEWAAPAATVDSRSTAS, encoded by the coding sequence ATGGAGGAACTGGAACTGCCCCCGGAGTCCGAGGGCAAAGGCGTGCTGCGTGGCCGCTATGAGCTCGGGCGCGTGCTCGGGCACGGCACCTTCGCTAAGGTTTACGCCGCCCGCGACCTCCGCACCGGGGCGAGCGTCGCCATGAAGGTGGTGGCTAAGGAGAAGGTGCTCCGCGCGGGGATGGTCGAGCAGGTGAAGCGGGAGATCTCTGTCATGCGGGTTGTTCGTCATCCTAACATCGTAGAGCTCCACGAGGTGATGGCCACTCGCTCCCGCATCTTCTTCGCCATGGAGCTCGTCCGCGGTGGCGAGCTATTCGCCCGCATCGCCCGTACCGGCCGCCTTCGCGAGGACGCAGCCCGCCGCTACTTCCGCCAGCTGGTCTACGCTGTCGACTTCTGCCACGGCCGCGGGGTGTACCACCGCGACCTTAAGCCCGAGAACCTACTCCTGGACGACGCCGGCGACCTCAAGGTCGCCGACTTCGGGCTCAGCGCCTTGTCCGACCACGCCCGCGCAGATGGCCTTCTGCACACCGCGTGTGGCACGCCGGCGTACGTGGCGCCGGAGGTCATTGGCAAGAGGGGCTACGACGGCGCCAAGGCCGACCTCTGGTCCTGCGGCGTCATCCTCTTCGTCCTGCTCGCTGGCTACCTTCCCTTTCAGGACGACAACCTCGTCACCATGTACCGGAAGATCCACCGCGGGGACTTCCGCTGCCCGCCTTGGTTCTCCTCCGACGCCCGCCGGCTCGTCACAAAGCTTCTCGACCCCAACCCCAGCACGCGGATAACGGTGGCGAAGCTGGTGGAGATGACCTGGTTCAAGAAGACGCCGATTCCGCGACCAACGTCTGCCACGGAGGAGGCGGGTGAGAAGGGGAAGAAACAGGAAGCGACGGCGGACGAGCCGGAGACACTGAACGCCTTCCACCTGATCTCGCTGTCGCAGGGGTTCGACCTGTCGCCCCTGTTCGAGAAGGAGGGGCGGGGGCGCAGGGACGACGGGATGCGGTTCGCGACAAGGGAGACGGCCGAGGGGGTCGTGGCGCGGCTGGAGGGGGTGGCGGCTCGGGCCGGGGGAAGTTTCCGGGTGACGAGGAGCGGGGCCGCGGCGGTACGGCTGGAGGGGCCGGAGAGCGGGCGGAAGGGGCGACTGGCTGTTGCCGCGGAGATCCTGGCGGTGGCGCCTTCGGTGCGGATGGTGGAGGTGAGAAAGGCCGGCGGTGATACCCTCGAATACCAGAGCTTCTGCTGCGACCAACTCCGCCCGGCGCTCAAAGACATCGAGTGGGCGGCCCCCGCCGCCACCGTTGATTCCCGATCCACGGCCTCTTGA
- the LOC135596138 gene encoding uncharacterized protein LOC135596138, whose amino-acid sequence MKRFPAALSASYTGARASATSSTSTYLCTAFTDVFTDPSSVEDALTTIKSSTKSVEVEKVGRLLSASFAPFIALSINLLQEQLHQPAGVKASGARETNSSAVGAICSWCDITGNHVDGDEVKIRSA is encoded by the exons ATGAAGCGCTTCCCGGCGGCGCTTTCCGCCTCGTATACCGGTGCGCGCGCGTCGGCAACATCCAGCACTTCGACGTACCTTTGCACCGCATTCACTGACGTCTTCACCGACCCGTCGAG TGTGGAAGACGCCCTGACAACAATCAAAAGCAGCACGAAGAGCGTCGAAGTCGAGAAGGTCGGCCGCTTACTCTCAGCCTCTTTTGCGCCTTTCATCGCTTTGAG TATAAACCTTCTCCAAGAACAGCTTCACCAACCAGCAGGCGTTAAAGCCTCCGGCGCCCGTGAGACAAACAGTTCGGCCGTTGGTGCCATTTGCAGCTGGTGCGACATCACCGGCAACCATGTTGATGGTGACGAGGTGAAGATTAGAAGTGCATGA